The Acidimicrobiia bacterium genome window below encodes:
- a CDS encoding thiamine ABC transporter substrate-binding protein, giving the protein MITRRLPSIVAIVALVIGGLATSTGASETVTITLVTHDSFNVSKAVLRAFTRSTDIKVRILRAGDAGQALNQAILTKDHPIGDVLYGVDNTFLSRALDNGIFEPYTARQLDLVPSGYVLDRRHRVTPIDRADVCVNYDKEWFADHGLAPPTSFKHLTSDAYKSLTVVENPATSSPGLAFMLATRANFIGESWRNYWTSLRANDVLVVDGWEQAWYEHFTAASDSGDRPVVVSYASSPPATIPEDGGPARAGSVASTCFQQIEFAGVLKGTERRGAARQLVDFMLSKRFQEDMPEQMYVFPVRGDAALPPAFVEYAGLPERPALSIPPEDIERNRDTWIRQWTEIVLR; this is encoded by the coding sequence GTGATCACTCGGCGCTTGCCCTCGATCGTCGCGATCGTGGCCTTGGTGATCGGCGGACTTGCCACCTCGACCGGCGCGAGTGAGACCGTGACGATCACGCTCGTGACGCACGACTCGTTCAACGTCTCAAAAGCCGTGCTGCGAGCGTTCACGCGCTCGACCGATATCAAGGTGCGCATCCTGCGGGCCGGCGATGCGGGTCAGGCACTCAACCAGGCGATCCTCACGAAGGACCATCCAATCGGCGACGTGCTCTACGGCGTCGACAACACCTTCCTGTCGCGCGCACTCGACAACGGGATCTTCGAGCCGTACACGGCACGTCAACTCGATCTCGTCCCATCGGGCTACGTGCTCGATCGTCGCCATCGCGTCACCCCGATCGACCGTGCCGACGTCTGCGTGAACTACGACAAAGAGTGGTTCGCCGACCACGGCTTGGCCCCGCCGACGAGCTTCAAGCACCTGACCAGCGATGCATACAAGAGCCTCACGGTGGTCGAGAACCCGGCGACGTCGTCTCCCGGCCTCGCCTTCATGCTCGCGACGAGGGCGAACTTCATCGGCGAGAGCTGGCGCAACTACTGGACGTCGTTGCGCGCCAACGATGTTCTGGTCGTCGACGGCTGGGAGCAAGCGTGGTACGAGCACTTCACCGCCGCGAGCGACAGCGGAGACCGCCCAGTCGTCGTGTCGTACGCATCCAGCCCACCGGCGACCATTCCCGAGGACGGCGGACCCGCGCGCGCCGGCAGCGTCGCGTCGACGTGCTTCCAGCAGATCGAGTTCGCCGGCGTGTTGAAGGGAACCGAGCGCCGCGGTGCGGCTCGACAGCTCGTCGACTTCATGCTGTCGAAGCGCTTCCAGGAGGACATGCCGGAGCAGATGTACGTGTTCCCGGTGCGCGGCGACGCTGCGCTCCCGCCGGCGTTCGTGGAGTACGCAGGGCTCCCCGAACGGCCAGCACTCTCGATCCCGCCGGAGGACATCGAACGGAACCGCGACACGTGGATTCGGCAGTGGACCGAAATCGTGCTCCGTTGA
- a CDS encoding thiamine diphosphokinase, with protein MSQPASGPATDALVFAGGDPPPEAVASLLADGAFVIAADSGLHHARALGRHVDLVVGDLDSVDPVALADAEAAGTDVERHPAQKDASDLELALEAAQARGARRITVVGGHGGRVDHFLANALLLASSRFADSEIDAWIGSALITVIRSRTELHGTAGSLCTLLAVGGVARGVTTSGLLYPLDDDELLPGSTRGVSNELTESTASVAIRAGALLAVQPHALEDLT; from the coding sequence ATGAGCCAGCCTGCATCGGGCCCAGCCACCGACGCGCTCGTGTTCGCAGGCGGCGATCCCCCACCTGAGGCAGTCGCGTCGTTGCTGGCGGACGGCGCGTTCGTGATCGCGGCTGATTCGGGACTCCACCACGCGCGGGCGCTCGGGCGCCACGTCGACCTCGTCGTGGGCGACCTCGACTCTGTCGACCCGGTCGCGCTCGCCGACGCGGAAGCCGCCGGCACCGACGTGGAGCGCCATCCGGCCCAGAAGGACGCCAGCGACCTGGAGCTCGCTCTCGAGGCGGCACAGGCAAGGGGAGCCCGACGCATCACGGTGGTCGGCGGTCATGGCGGCCGCGTCGACCACTTCCTGGCCAACGCGCTGCTCCTCGCGTCGTCGCGCTTCGCGGATTCCGAGATCGACGCGTGGATCGGATCCGCGCTGATCACGGTCATCCGATCGCGCACCGAGCTGCACGGCACGGCGGGATCCCTGTGCACGCTGCTCGCGGTCGGGGGCGTGGCACGCGGCGTGACGACGAGTGGACTGCTCTATCCGCTCGACGATGACGAGCTCCTCCCGGGATCCACCCGTGGGGTGAGCAACGAGCTGACGGAGTCGACCGCGTCGGTTGCGATCCGTGCCGGCGCACTGCTCGCCGTCCAGCCGCATGCTTTGGAGGACCTGACGTGA
- a CDS encoding TIGR03086 family metal-binding protein, which translates to MAADKLIKDHQKARQGFTSVVESVDASRWDAPSPCPEWDARGVVEHVIGFHEMLLLKPLGVKADRPREDAVARWKATDAALSEALSSVAALDQEVDGPMGTTTPRSLLPALTGDVLMHSWDLGRAAGLDVELDPDLSAAALEMGQKNAEQLAASKMFGPPVAVPDDAPVQDRMLGQFGRDPGWSPPKQ; encoded by the coding sequence ATGGCTGCTGACAAGCTCATCAAGGACCACCAGAAGGCTCGTCAAGGATTCACGAGCGTCGTCGAATCGGTCGACGCGTCGCGATGGGATGCGCCGTCGCCGTGTCCCGAGTGGGATGCGCGCGGCGTGGTGGAACACGTGATCGGGTTCCACGAGATGCTGCTGCTGAAGCCGCTCGGCGTGAAGGCCGATCGACCGCGTGAGGACGCCGTGGCGCGCTGGAAGGCGACCGATGCCGCGCTCAGTGAGGCGTTGAGCAGCGTCGCCGCGCTCGACCAGGAAGTGGACGGCCCGATGGGCACCACCACACCGCGATCGCTCCTGCCTGCGCTCACCGGCGACGTGCTCATGCACTCGTGGGATCTCGGCCGCGCCGCCGGTCTCGACGTCGAGCTCGATCCGGACCTGTCGGCGGCTGCCCTCGAGATGGGTCAGAAGAACGCCGAGCAGCTCGCGGCGTCGAAGATGTTCGGGCCTCCGGTGGCCGTGCCCGACGATGCCCCGGTCCAGGATCGAATGCTCGGTCAGTTCGGGCGAGACCCCGGGTGGAGCCCGCCGAAGCAGTAG
- a CDS encoding iron ABC transporter permease, whose protein sequence is MGVFFVYPVVTILGRGLWPDGGLDFSPVGHVFSDSGMRHIMWFTVWQAAASTALTLVVALPAAFVVARYRFRGRALVRGLMIVPFVLPTVVVASAFRALGFEPSIAAILLAHAFFNYAVVVYVVGGLWSHLDPRQEDAARVLGATRLRALVSVTLPALRPAILAATSIVFLFSFTSFGIILILGGPSRATLETEIYRQTTQVLDLRTAAALSIVQLIAVVALLVMTGSLGRRTVPLSLVSAPESVRLPRAAGERALLTGVLTTTGLLLGTPIAVLVARSFDTADGFGFGFYRALGELHANSVLFVPPAEAIGNSVLYALGATAIALLVGGTAAFAIARSRRGAALNLVLALPLGVSAVTVGFGFLIALDEQPLDLRGSWVLVPIAHALVAVAVVVYVAVPVLRSIEPRLREAAAVLGASPRAVWREVDLPIAARGLLVAAGFAFAISLGEFGATAFIARPDRPTLPVVVFRLLGQPGAQNFGAAMAASTILMLLTLVSVLAIERFRTRELGAF, encoded by the coding sequence ATGGGCGTCTTCTTCGTGTACCCCGTTGTCACGATCCTCGGGCGCGGGCTGTGGCCAGACGGAGGCCTCGATTTCTCTCCGGTGGGCCACGTGTTCAGCGACTCCGGCATGCGCCACATCATGTGGTTCACCGTCTGGCAGGCCGCGGCATCGACGGCGCTCACGCTGGTGGTCGCGCTCCCCGCGGCCTTCGTGGTGGCGCGCTACCGGTTCCGAGGGCGCGCGCTGGTGCGCGGCCTCATGATCGTGCCGTTCGTGCTGCCGACGGTGGTGGTCGCCTCTGCGTTCCGAGCGTTGGGTTTCGAGCCGTCCATCGCGGCGATCCTGCTCGCGCACGCGTTCTTCAACTACGCGGTCGTCGTCTATGTCGTGGGCGGGCTCTGGTCGCATCTCGACCCGCGGCAAGAGGACGCCGCGCGGGTCCTGGGTGCGACCCGACTTCGCGCCCTCGTTTCGGTCACGCTCCCCGCGTTGCGGCCGGCAATCCTGGCGGCAACCTCGATCGTGTTCCTGTTCTCGTTCACGTCGTTCGGGATCATCCTGATCCTCGGCGGACCGTCGCGAGCCACACTCGAGACCGAGATCTACCGCCAAACCACACAAGTGCTCGATCTGCGCACCGCGGCGGCACTGTCGATCGTGCAGCTCATCGCCGTCGTCGCATTGCTGGTCATGACCGGATCGCTGGGCCGACGGACGGTGCCGCTGTCCCTCGTGTCCGCGCCCGAATCTGTGCGTCTCCCACGCGCGGCCGGCGAGCGAGCACTGCTGACCGGAGTGCTCACCACGACGGGGCTCCTGCTCGGTACACCCATTGCGGTGCTCGTGGCGCGGTCGTTCGACACTGCCGACGGATTCGGCTTCGGCTTCTACCGAGCGCTCGGCGAGCTGCACGCGAACAGCGTGCTCTTCGTGCCGCCGGCGGAGGCGATCGGCAACTCAGTGCTGTACGCGCTCGGTGCAACCGCGATCGCGTTGCTCGTCGGCGGCACTGCCGCGTTCGCCATCGCGCGCTCCCGACGTGGCGCGGCGCTGAATCTCGTGTTGGCGCTGCCGCTCGGAGTGTCGGCGGTCACCGTGGGCTTCGGCTTCCTCATCGCCCTCGACGAGCAGCCGCTCGATCTGCGCGGCTCATGGGTCCTCGTGCCGATCGCCCACGCGCTGGTGGCCGTCGCAGTGGTGGTGTACGTCGCGGTGCCGGTACTCCGTTCGATCGAGCCACGACTGCGCGAGGCAGCCGCGGTGCTCGGCGCGTCACCGCGCGCCGTCTGGCGGGAGGTGGACCTGCCGATCGCGGCCCGCGGGCTTCTTGTCGCCGCAGGGTTCGCCTTCGCGATCTCGCTCGGGGAGTTCGGCGCGACGGCCTTCATCGCGCGCCCGGACCGCCCGACGCTTCCGGTCGTCGTGTTCAGGCTTCTCGGCCAGCCCGGCGCGCAGAACTTCGGTGCGGCCATGGCCGCCAGCACGATCCTGATGCTCCTGACGCTCGTCTCCGTGCTCGCAATCGAGCGATTCCGCACCCGCGAGCTTGGGGCGTTCTGA
- a CDS encoding histidine phosphatase family protein — MSNEIIVVRHGATEWSESGRHTSRTDLALTEAGRQEAEHLRERLRDLDFELVLTSPMRRARDTAAICGVGERAEVDDLLREWDYGAYEGVTTREIRETVLGWTVWTGSCPDGETAAEVGARADAVLERTATIDGRVAVFSHGHFLRVLMARWLELPSTDGRLFALRTGTLSILGYEREQRVLAQLNG; from the coding sequence ATGTCGAACGAGATCATCGTGGTGCGCCACGGCGCAACGGAGTGGAGTGAAAGCGGACGCCACACGAGCCGCACGGACCTCGCGCTGACCGAAGCCGGGCGCCAGGAAGCCGAGCACCTCCGCGAGCGCCTGCGTGATCTCGACTTCGAACTCGTGCTCACGAGCCCCATGCGCCGCGCCCGGGATACCGCGGCGATCTGTGGTGTGGGTGAGCGCGCCGAGGTGGACGATCTCCTCAGAGAGTGGGACTACGGCGCGTACGAAGGTGTCACGACCCGGGAGATCCGCGAGACCGTTCTGGGTTGGACGGTCTGGACGGGCTCGTGCCCCGACGGTGAGACGGCCGCAGAAGTGGGTGCCCGTGCGGACGCGGTGCTGGAGCGGACGGCGACGATCGACGGGAGGGTCGCGGTGTTCAGCCACGGCCATTTCCTTCGTGTGCTCATGGCTCGCTGGCTCGAGCTCCCCTCGACCGATGGCCGGCTGTTCGCACTCCGCACCGGGACGCTGAGCATCTTGGGCTACGAGCGGGAGCAGCGTGTTCTGGCGCAGCTGAACGGGTAA